A region from the Simiduia sp. 21SJ11W-1 genome encodes:
- the zipA gene encoding cell division protein ZipA encodes MREWLTVIIACLIIGVLLDGLRRMRAAKRNEMRMSLSMHKGTNKEDLEAYGSELPNGGARVVAKRESAGQPEKRTSNSAPGKPVQSKPVHAKPAQGKPVQKAASVSPQPDAKPAAEKPKPAKANPFKPEPVQQAELDLNQQVPLLMDVDDPFTLADAPVQKSASKSKPVEPTLGEDILDDDDGSRQEPSLGAADDVEAEDAPHEIDDDAYDRVLFSGRAEPVAPDRGEPTVETADEPEEVFVVRVMAPKGEVFVGAAIKEAILGAGMRFGSRKIFHMHQDAAGEGPIQFSLVNMVQPGVFDLHRMDENDTPGLSLFMTLPSDAESLPAYEAMVKTARKLAEELGGELRDDQLSTLTAQTIEHNRARVAEFERKRQLEKARM; translated from the coding sequence ATGCGTGAATGGTTAACGGTCATTATTGCCTGTTTAATTATTGGTGTATTGCTCGACGGCCTGCGCCGTATGCGTGCGGCCAAGCGCAATGAAATGCGCATGTCGCTGTCTATGCACAAAGGCACCAATAAAGAAGACCTTGAAGCCTACGGCAGCGAGCTGCCCAACGGTGGCGCGCGCGTGGTTGCCAAGCGCGAATCTGCAGGCCAGCCTGAAAAGCGTACGTCAAACTCCGCCCCCGGTAAGCCTGTTCAGAGTAAACCTGTGCACGCGAAACCTGCTCAAGGTAAGCCTGTGCAAAAGGCCGCAAGTGTAAGCCCGCAGCCAGATGCCAAGCCTGCCGCGGAAAAGCCAAAGCCTGCCAAGGCCAATCCCTTTAAACCGGAGCCTGTGCAGCAAGCGGAGTTAGACCTTAATCAGCAAGTACCGTTGTTGATGGATGTAGACGATCCCTTCACCCTTGCCGATGCGCCGGTTCAAAAAAGCGCAAGCAAGTCAAAGCCTGTAGAGCCAACGCTGGGCGAAGATATACTGGATGACGACGATGGCAGCCGGCAAGAGCCCAGTTTGGGGGCGGCCGATGATGTTGAAGCCGAAGACGCGCCCCATGAAATCGACGACGATGCCTACGACCGCGTGCTGTTTTCCGGCAGGGCCGAACCTGTTGCGCCTGATCGCGGTGAGCCCACCGTAGAAACGGCCGATGAGCCCGAAGAAGTGTTTGTTGTGCGCGTGATGGCCCCCAAGGGCGAAGTCTTTGTGGGTGCGGCCATTAAAGAGGCCATACTCGGCGCGGGTATGCGATTTGGCTCGCGCAAGATTTTTCACATGCATCAAGATGCCGCCGGTGAAGGCCCCATTCAATTCAGCTTGGTGAATATGGTGCAGCCGGGTGTGTTCGATTTGCACCGCATGGATGAAAACGACACCCCGGGCCTTAGCCTGTTCATGACACTGCCAAGCGATGCCGAAAGCCTGCCGGCTTATGAAGCCATGGTTAAAACAGCGCGCAAGCTGGCAGAAGAATTGGGCGGCGAGCTGCGCGATGACCAGCTAAGCACATTAACAGCGCAAACCATTGAGCATAATCGTGCACGGGTTGCCGAGTTCGAGCGCAAGCGACAGCTCGAAAAGGCCCGAATGTAA
- the ccmI gene encoding c-type cytochrome biogenesis protein CcmI: protein MTFFWVVATVLALLAAVSVLWPLWSQRGSAGLARGATNIEIYRERVGELDAQLAAGELDAEAHSAMHDELKLSLLDDTQADSHPEPATHTRGGAQLLLVLAVLLPVIAGVWYWQSGASQDVLLRDKMQAMSGAKDAPAVAEMLRARLDQQPENTQSWFTLARLYMDMGRYADATMAYMEVVNREPEAGSVVAEMAQALFLASNNQMTPEVQRITQRALDLVPENTTALGLAGIAAYEQQRFREAVDYWQRALAGSQPGSPGYKALQGGVAQARAALAAAGDAQANQGDAQANQGDAAGAANSTAETQGATGPAITVSVSLGDAVPRSGQTVFVYVRAWQGAKMPLAIERLRIDQLPAVVVLDDSKAMMAGTSLAAAGQLEVVARVSASGSPVPAKGDWQASQGPISLAEGPASVALQVQQQVQ, encoded by the coding sequence ATGACGTTTTTTTGGGTAGTTGCCACTGTATTGGCGTTGTTGGCGGCAGTGAGTGTGTTGTGGCCCTTGTGGTCGCAGCGGGGTTCGGCGGGGCTGGCGCGCGGTGCCACCAATATTGAAATTTATCGCGAGCGCGTGGGCGAGCTGGATGCCCAGCTGGCAGCCGGCGAGCTGGATGCCGAGGCGCACAGTGCCATGCACGATGAGCTTAAGCTCTCGCTGTTGGACGACACCCAAGCCGATAGCCACCCCGAGCCAGCCACCCACACACGCGGCGGTGCACAGCTGTTGCTGGTGCTGGCGGTGTTGTTGCCGGTGATTGCAGGTGTCTGGTATTGGCAGAGTGGCGCCAGCCAAGACGTATTGCTGCGCGATAAAATGCAGGCCATGAGCGGCGCCAAAGATGCACCGGCAGTGGCAGAAATGTTGCGCGCACGGCTTGATCAGCAGCCGGAAAACACCCAAAGCTGGTTTACCCTGGCGCGCCTTTACATGGATATGGGGCGCTACGCCGATGCCACCATGGCCTATATGGAGGTGGTGAATCGTGAGCCGGAGGCGGGTTCGGTAGTGGCCGAAATGGCGCAAGCTTTGTTTTTGGCCTCTAACAACCAAATGACCCCCGAAGTGCAGCGCATTACCCAGCGCGCGCTCGATCTTGTGCCCGAGAACACCACGGCGCTGGGCCTTGCGGGCATTGCCGCCTACGAGCAACAGCGTTTTCGCGAAGCAGTAGACTACTGGCAGCGTGCGCTGGCGGGCAGCCAGCCGGGCTCGCCTGGCTATAAAGCCCTGCAAGGTGGCGTGGCGCAAGCCCGTGCGGCACTCGCCGCCGCAGGCGATGCGCAGGCAAATCAGGGCGATGCGCAGGCAAATCAGGGCGATGCGGCAGGCGCTGCCAACAGCACAGCTGAAACCCAGGGAGCCACAGGGCCTGCTATTACCGTGAGTGTGAGCTTAGGCGACGCCGTACCGCGTTCCGGCCAAACGGTATTTGTGTATGTGCGCGCCTGGCAGGGGGCCAAAATGCCACTGGCTATTGAGCGGCTGCGCATTGATCAGCTGCCTGCAGTGGTGGTGCTCGATGACAGCAAAGCCATGATGGCAGGCACGTCGCTTGCGGCGGCGGGCCAGCTGGAAGTTGTTGCACGGGTTTCGGCCTCGGGCAGCCCGGTGCCGGCCAAGGGGGATTGGCAGGCGTCGCAAGGGCCGATTTCCCTTGCCGAAGGGCCGGCTTCCGTAGCACTGCAGGTGCAGCAGCAGGTGCAGTAA
- a CDS encoding cytochrome c-type biogenesis protein: MIRKAIQLLVVSVMLVCSAQAAIEVYEFEDPELRARYQLFTEEMRCPKCQNQNLAGSDSPIAADLRRELHRLLMEGKTDEQITDFMVARYGDFILYKPRVQSNTLMLWLTPLVLFALGVAIVLWFARGRARPVKTISDEERARLDALVASSVAGREAPSATSANNKQESGE; this comes from the coding sequence GTGATTCGCAAGGCGATTCAGCTATTGGTGGTGAGTGTGATGCTGGTGTGCAGCGCACAGGCCGCGATTGAGGTGTATGAGTTTGAAGATCCGGAGCTGCGGGCACGATATCAGCTGTTTACAGAGGAGATGCGCTGCCCGAAATGCCAAAACCAGAATTTGGCAGGCTCCGATTCCCCTATAGCGGCCGATCTGCGGCGCGAGCTGCACAGGCTGCTAATGGAGGGCAAAACCGATGAACAAATCACCGATTTCATGGTGGCCCGCTATGGCGATTTCATCCTTTATAAGCCAAGGGTGCAATCGAACACCTTGATGCTATGGCTTACCCCCTTGGTGCTGTTTGCCCTGGGCGTGGCCATTGTGCTCTGGTTTGCCCGTGGGCGTGCGCGCCCTGTGAAAACTATCAGTGATGAAGAACGTGCGCGCCTGGATGCGCTGGTGGCTTCATCTGTGGCCGGGCGTGAAGCGCCCTCAGCCACCTCAGCCAACAACAAGCAGGAATCTGGCGAATGA
- a CDS encoding PEP-CTERM sorting domain-containing protein → MKTLKTLVATCTLVVSSMSGATIIDHGTYTTDTNLGVDYLDVGLIHDTYANFNTGIMYAGRTWVLATADQIASTWSDATGLALTSADIYSSDNDLGAAASATLHDLFDGVNSDLGSGGEAVIGDYSIAGYYNFIFGGSLAVHDAPWYDSHYSSNSSGTMGAWLVSSNLPEPGSLLLLGLGLLGLGLKRTKK, encoded by the coding sequence ATGAAAACGCTCAAAACCTTAGTAGCAACCTGCACGCTGGTTGTCAGCTCCATGTCTGGCGCAACGATCATTGACCATGGCACCTATACCACGGACACAAATTTAGGGGTCGACTATTTAGACGTAGGCCTTATTCATGACACCTACGCAAACTTCAACACAGGGATAATGTACGCAGGGAGAACTTGGGTGCTCGCAACGGCAGATCAAATTGCCAGCACCTGGTCAGACGCCACAGGCCTGGCACTTACCTCCGCCGATATCTATTCCAGTGATAACGACTTGGGCGCAGCCGCGTCCGCAACACTCCATGACCTGTTCGATGGAGTGAACTCCGATCTCGGTTCTGGCGGCGAAGCCGTTATTGGCGACTACAGCATCGCCGGTTACTACAACTTCATTTTTGGCGGCTCACTCGCCGTTCACGATGCTCCTTGGTACGACTCTCACTATAGCTCGAACTCCAGCGGCACCATGGGAGCATGGCTGGTTAGTAGCAACCTGCCCGAACCGGGCTCTCTGTTACTACTCGGCTTAGGTTTACTGGGGCTCGGATTAAAACGCACCAAGAAGTAG
- the smc gene encoding chromosome segregation protein SMC, with translation MRLKCIKLAGFKSFVDPTTVNFPSNLGAVVGPNGCGKSNIIDAVRWVMGESSAKNLRGENMTDVIFNGSGGRKPVGQASIELVFDNSEGKLVGEYASYAEISIRRKVTREGQNFYYLNGNKCRRRDITDIFLGTGLGPRSYAIIEQGMISRLIEARPEDLRVFIEEAAGISKYKERRRDTENRIRRTHENLERLTDIRDELERQLSRLERQAQAAEKYGLFKKEERELKAQLQALRYRVLAEQVTIKRAAIRELEVQVEAFVSEQVNKDTQIEKYRTQYTELGDKFNEVQGRYYSVGSDIARIEQSISHAQDRVRQLTIDLDQTRRDCKEAEEHLRLDAEKAEGWQAELLEIEPELDLVQSAGDNSSELLMEAEEQMQQWQSEWDEFNQQASEPRQRAEVQQSRIQHLEQVQTRLLERIRKLEEEKSHLTAGEVEDEIEELTEQLAELDLQGEETRDRNEQIAEDINNLRETNNQLNNSLDEKKSKLQTLRGRHASLEALQQAALGEQNKAVTRWLENNNLADKPRLAEGLSVRDGWDKAVETVLGNNLQAVCTQGLDSVAGVLESLTQGQLLLVDSAAQVQAQSGDKAVTLDSFIDADVSIASLVGQVYAVETLAEALALRANLSANESVITKEAIWIGPNWLRVVRDNDATAGVIARKQELETLAVELESLESAVATESEQLQLGRERLKELEQNREQLRRSLDEHTRKYSEIKAQLSARQVRVEQILDRKKRISDEVAEAREQMELEAEHLSEARMSLEEAIDAMERDTGKREELMTRRDSIRARLDEARQKARHDKDRSHELAMRVQSLRTQLSAIQAGMSRMQEQSARLAERREQLEAALSDNHDPIEEYKLELEALLEKRVSVEEELGEARKAVETVEHSLREVEQLRNRAEQDVQKVRGNLEQERLKAQTLEVQKQGFENQLKEEEFDLEALLAELPEDAEEAPMVAQLETIGNKITRLGPINLAAIDEYKSESERKNYLDAQNGDLMEALETLENAIRRIDRETRTRFKETFDQVNSGLQELFPKVFGGGHAYLELTGEDLLDTGIAIMARPPGKRNSTIHLLSGGEKALTAIALVFSIFRLNPAPFCMLDEVDAPLDDANVGRYARMVEEMSAHVQFIYITHNKIAMEMAHQLLGVTMHEPGVSRLVTVDVEEAAELAAS, from the coding sequence ATGCGGCTCAAATGTATCAAGCTGGCCGGGTTTAAATCCTTTGTAGACCCGACAACCGTTAATTTTCCTTCCAACCTGGGCGCCGTGGTTGGCCCCAATGGTTGCGGCAAGTCCAACATTATCGATGCCGTGCGCTGGGTGATGGGTGAGTCGTCGGCAAAGAATTTGCGCGGCGAAAACATGACCGATGTTATCTTCAATGGCTCGGGCGGGCGAAAGCCCGTGGGTCAGGCATCCATTGAGCTGGTGTTTGATAACTCCGAGGGCAAGCTGGTAGGGGAATACGCAAGCTACGCAGAAATCTCTATTCGCCGCAAGGTAACCCGCGAAGGCCAGAATTTTTACTACCTCAACGGCAATAAGTGCCGCCGCCGCGATATTACCGACATCTTTTTGGGTACCGGCCTCGGGCCACGCTCCTACGCCATTATTGAGCAGGGCATGATTTCGCGCCTGATTGAAGCGCGCCCGGAAGATTTGCGGGTATTTATTGAAGAAGCGGCCGGTATTTCAAAATACAAAGAGCGCCGCCGCGACACAGAAAACCGCATTCGCCGCACCCACGAAAACCTTGAGCGCTTAACTGATATTCGCGATGAGTTAGAGCGCCAGCTGTCGCGCCTTGAACGCCAGGCGCAGGCCGCTGAAAAATACGGATTGTTCAAAAAAGAAGAGCGCGAGCTCAAGGCCCAATTGCAGGCATTGCGCTACCGGGTGCTGGCAGAGCAGGTAACAATCAAGCGCGCGGCCATTCGCGAGCTGGAAGTGCAAGTGGAAGCCTTTGTTTCCGAACAGGTAAACAAAGACACCCAGATCGAAAAGTACCGCACCCAATACACCGAGCTTGGCGACAAGTTCAACGAAGTGCAGGGCCGCTACTACTCAGTGGGCTCTGATATAGCGCGCATTGAACAAAGTATTAGCCACGCGCAAGATCGCGTGCGCCAGCTCACTATCGATTTGGATCAAACCCGTCGCGACTGCAAAGAAGCCGAAGAGCACTTGCGGCTGGATGCCGAAAAGGCCGAGGGCTGGCAGGCAGAATTGCTGGAAATTGAACCGGAATTGGATTTGGTGCAATCCGCCGGTGATAACTCCAGCGAGCTGCTGATGGAAGCCGAAGAGCAAATGCAGCAGTGGCAAAGCGAGTGGGACGAATTTAACCAGCAGGCCTCAGAGCCGCGCCAGCGCGCGGAAGTGCAGCAATCGCGTATTCAGCATTTAGAGCAGGTGCAAACGCGCCTGCTAGAGCGCATTCGCAAGCTTGAGGAAGAAAAATCGCACCTCACCGCCGGTGAGGTTGAAGACGAAATTGAAGAGTTAACCGAACAGCTGGCCGAGCTCGATTTGCAGGGCGAAGAAACCCGCGATCGCAACGAGCAGATTGCAGAAGACATCAACAACCTGCGCGAAACCAACAACCAGCTTAATAACAGCCTGGATGAAAAGAAAAGCAAGCTGCAAACCTTGCGCGGGCGCCATGCCTCACTTGAAGCCTTGCAGCAGGCTGCACTTGGCGAACAAAACAAAGCGGTTACCCGCTGGCTTGAAAACAATAACCTCGCAGACAAACCACGTTTGGCCGAAGGGTTAAGCGTACGCGATGGTTGGGATAAAGCCGTAGAAACAGTACTTGGCAACAACCTGCAAGCAGTGTGTACCCAGGGCCTGGATTCCGTAGCCGGTGTGTTGGAAAGCCTTACCCAGGGCCAGCTGCTGCTGGTAGATAGCGCCGCCCAAGTGCAGGCGCAATCGGGCGATAAAGCCGTAACCCTTGATAGCTTTATTGATGCTGATGTATCCATCGCATCACTCGTGGGCCAGGTTTACGCTGTTGAAACATTGGCAGAAGCCTTGGCGTTGCGGGCTAATTTATCGGCCAATGAATCGGTAATCACCAAAGAGGCCATTTGGATTGGCCCGAACTGGTTACGAGTGGTGCGCGATAACGACGCCACCGCAGGCGTTATTGCGCGCAAGCAAGAGCTGGAAACCCTGGCGGTTGAGCTTGAATCCCTTGAAAGCGCAGTGGCCACGGAATCCGAGCAGCTGCAACTGGGGCGCGAGCGCTTAAAAGAGCTTGAGCAAAACCGTGAACAGTTGCGCCGAAGCCTGGATGAGCACACCCGTAAGTACAGCGAAATTAAAGCGCAGCTGTCAGCACGCCAGGTGCGCGTTGAACAAATTCTGGATCGCAAAAAGCGCATCTCCGATGAAGTGGCCGAAGCCCGCGAGCAAATGGAACTTGAGGCAGAGCATCTGTCTGAGGCGCGTATGAGCCTTGAAGAAGCCATTGATGCCATGGAGCGCGACACCGGCAAGCGCGAAGAGCTGATGACCCGCCGCGACAGCATTCGCGCACGTCTGGATGAAGCCCGACAAAAGGCCCGCCACGATAAAGACCGCAGCCACGAGCTGGCCATGCGCGTTCAAAGTTTGCGCACCCAACTTTCGGCCATTCAGGCCGGCATGAGCCGCATGCAAGAGCAATCTGCCCGCTTGGCCGAGCGTCGCGAGCAATTGGAAGCCGCGCTATCAGATAACCACGACCCAATTGAAGAATACAAGCTAGAGCTTGAAGCGCTGCTGGAAAAACGCGTATCGGTGGAAGAGGAACTGGGCGAGGCGCGCAAAGCGGTGGAAACCGTTGAGCATTCACTGCGCGAGGTAGAACAGCTGCGCAACCGTGCCGAGCAAGACGTGCAAAAGGTGCGTGGCAACCTGGAGCAAGAGCGCTTGAAGGCGCAAACGCTGGAAGTGCAAAAGCAGGGCTTTGAAAATCAGCTCAAAGAAGAAGAGTTTGATTTGGAAGCGCTGCTGGCCGAATTGCCGGAAGATGCAGAAGAGGCGCCTATGGTGGCGCAGCTGGAAACCATTGGTAACAAAATTACCCGCCTGGGCCCCATTAACCTGGCGGCAATTGACGAGTATAAATCGGAATCCGAGCGCAAAAATTATCTGGATGCGCAAAACGGCGATTTGATGGAGGCGTTGGAAACACTGGAAAACGCCATTCGCCGGATCGATCGCGAAACTCGCACGCGCTTTAAAGAAACATTCGATCAGGTGAACTCCGGCCTGCAAGAGTTGTTCCCCAAGGTGTTTGGTGGCGGCCATGCCTACCTGGAGCTTACCGGCGAAGACCTGCTTGATACCGGTATCGCCATTATGGCGCGCCCGCCGGGCAAGCGTAACAGCACCATTCACCTGTTAAGTGGTGGTGAAAAGGCGCTCACTGCCATCGCACTGGTATTCTCTATTTTCCGTTTGAACCCTGCGCCTTTCTGTATGCTGGACGAGGTAGATGCGCCGCTTGATGATGCCAACGTTGGCCGCTACGCCCGCATGGTGGAAGAGATGTCTGCGCACGTGCAATTTATTTACATTACCCACAACAAGATTGCCATGGAAATGGCACACCAGTTGTTGGGTGTAACCATGCACGAGCCGGGTGTTTCTCGGCTGGTAACGGTGGATGTAGAAGAAGCCGCCGAGTTGGCTGCATCTTAA
- a CDS encoding DUF6491 family protein, with product MKQLIITLCLALATTGALANPPINYEFPELKEVRDFRKNNVNGWSAVNEQVLMVSAGASRNYLLVLSRPDRDLLFSQALAFTDTQGRVSARFDKVYATNSNIRMPNSIQKIYEVRGRDQVKAARLAVHEQACAQSEQDSRACRDYHKALEKIQKEAPEENSSKEGQS from the coding sequence ATGAAACAGCTGATCATCACCCTGTGCCTGGCACTCGCCACCACCGGCGCACTCGCCAACCCGCCCATCAATTATGAATTCCCTGAATTAAAAGAGGTGCGCGATTTTCGCAAGAACAATGTAAATGGCTGGTCTGCTGTGAACGAGCAAGTACTAATGGTTTCAGCTGGCGCCAGCCGCAACTACCTGCTGGTGCTTTCGCGCCCCGATCGCGACTTGCTGTTTAGCCAGGCGCTCGCCTTCACAGACACCCAAGGCCGGGTGAGTGCGCGCTTTGACAAGGTATACGCAACCAACAGTAACATCCGCATGCCAAACTCCATTCAAAAAATTTACGAAGTGCGCGGCCGCGACCAAGTGAAAGCTGCACGCCTTGCGGTACACGAGCAAGCCTGCGCCCAATCCGAACAAGACAGCCGCGCCTGCCGTGATTACCACAAAGCGCTGGAAAAAATCCAGAAAGAGGCACCGGAAGAAAACAGCAGTAAAGAAGGCCAAAGCTAA
- the gltX gene encoding glutamate--tRNA ligase has product MTVRTRIAPSPTGDPHVGTAYIALFNYCFAKSQGGEFLLRIEDTDQVRSTPESEQAILDSLRWLGLDWDEGPDVGGAKGPYRQSERSDIYQRYCNELIEKGHAFRCYRTPEELDALREARRAEGGFAALKPSELRLPADEVAKREAEGQPYVIRMLVPEGEGPCPIDDMLRGTIELDWGQVDAQVLLKSDGLPTYHLANVVDDHLMGITHVLRGEEWINSAPKHKLLYEYFGWDMPVLCHLPLLRNPDKSKLSKRKNPTSILYYKDMGYLPEGLLNYLGRMGWSMPDEREKFTLAEMIEHFDISRVSLGGPIFDVEKLDWLNGLWIRENLSPEALADRLSAWAFNRDKLMSLIPHAQPRMDKLSDFAPLMAFMAAGQLPITSASFADVKMDEDTLKAVLQFALWRLEALRTWERDAIFNELKTLATQMDIKVKDFLAPLFIAIAGTTASFSVMDSMTLLGPDMSRARIRHALNSVFGEIGKKQAKKLEKAYEALGKAPN; this is encoded by the coding sequence ATGACCGTACGCACTCGAATTGCGCCATCGCCCACCGGTGACCCGCACGTAGGTACTGCCTACATCGCTTTGTTCAACTACTGCTTTGCCAAAAGCCAGGGCGGTGAATTCCTGCTGCGTATTGAAGATACAGACCAAGTGCGCAGCACCCCCGAATCTGAGCAGGCCATTTTGGATAGCCTGCGCTGGCTCGGCCTGGATTGGGATGAGGGCCCGGATGTGGGGGGCGCCAAGGGGCCATACCGGCAAAGTGAGCGCAGCGATATCTACCAGCGCTACTGTAATGAGCTCATTGAAAAGGGCCACGCCTTCCGCTGCTACCGTACGCCCGAAGAGCTGGATGCACTGCGCGAAGCGCGCCGTGCCGAAGGGGGCTTTGCCGCATTAAAGCCCAGCGAACTGCGCCTGCCCGCGGATGAAGTTGCCAAGCGTGAAGCCGAGGGCCAGCCCTATGTGATTCGCATGCTAGTGCCTGAGGGGGAGGGCCCGTGCCCCATAGACGACATGCTGCGCGGCACCATAGAGCTTGATTGGGGCCAGGTAGATGCCCAGGTATTGCTGAAATCAGACGGCCTACCCACCTATCATTTGGCCAACGTGGTGGATGATCACCTCATGGGCATCACCCACGTGCTGCGCGGCGAGGAGTGGATTAACTCCGCCCCCAAGCACAAGCTGCTCTATGAATACTTCGGCTGGGATATGCCCGTACTCTGCCACTTGCCCCTGTTGCGCAACCCCGATAAATCCAAGCTCAGCAAGCGCAAAAACCCCACCAGCATCCTCTATTACAAGGATATGGGTTACCTGCCCGAAGGCCTTTTGAACTACCTTGGCCGTATGGGTTGGTCTATGCCCGATGAGCGCGAGAAATTTACCCTGGCCGAGATGATTGAGCACTTCGATATCTCGCGCGTATCACTCGGTGGCCCCATATTCGATGTTGAAAAGCTCGATTGGCTAAACGGCCTGTGGATTCGTGAAAACCTGAGCCCAGAGGCCCTGGCAGATCGCCTGAGCGCCTGGGCGTTTAATCGCGACAAGCTCATGAGCCTGATCCCGCACGCGCAACCAAGAATGGACAAGTTGTCTGATTTTGCGCCCCTAATGGCATTTATGGCCGCCGGCCAGTTGCCCATTACCAGCGCGAGCTTTGCCGATGTGAAAATGGATGAAGACACGCTCAAGGCCGTGCTGCAGTTTGCCCTGTGGCGCCTGGAGGCATTGCGCACCTGGGAGCGTGACGCCATCTTTAACGAGTTGAAAACGCTGGCAACTCAGATGGATATCAAGGTTAAGGATTTCCTGGCTCCGTTGTTTATCGCCATCGCGGGCACAACTGCATCTTTCTCGGTAATGGATTCCATGACATTACTGGGCCCGGATATGAGCCGTGCCCGCATTCGCCATGCATTGAATAGCGTGTTTGGTGAAATCGGTAAAAAGCAGGCCAAAAAGCTTGAAAAGGCCTATGAGGCGCTGGGAAAAGCACCAAATTGA
- a CDS encoding Bax inhibitor-1 family protein, with product MFETLINKTIALLTLQLLITWVGAQAVVTYFRLCYWAGADNVQAVEGESGSIDIFPSGAGAQTFFYGNFIANAVIGLVLIVFFRQSADVGIWLFCIWSLTFGFSFGFIFIFLNENVAEKALTLTASISLLCALVGLSVQTDLSFMQPWLLVGLVILLIVNIGRGVMGLPDEEKRIKAIGGSLLFALYLVADFNALAQAAAPEQNSWNIALEISIQLYLDVINLLLQILEALGQEEG from the coding sequence ATGTTTGAAACTCTCATCAATAAAACCATTGCACTTTTAACGCTGCAGCTGCTCATTACTTGGGTGGGGGCGCAGGCTGTAGTTACTTACTTTCGCTTATGCTATTGGGCCGGCGCGGATAATGTTCAGGCGGTTGAGGGCGAGAGCGGGTCAATTGATATCTTTCCGTCAGGCGCCGGGGCGCAAACTTTCTTTTATGGCAACTTTATTGCCAATGCTGTTATTGGTTTAGTGCTCATTGTGTTTTTTAGGCAGTCGGCTGATGTCGGTATCTGGCTGTTTTGTATTTGGTCGCTCACTTTTGGCTTTAGCTTTGGCTTCATTTTCATTTTCCTTAACGAAAACGTTGCAGAAAAGGCCTTAACTCTTACCGCAAGTATTAGCTTGCTATGTGCGTTGGTCGGTCTGTCGGTTCAAACGGATCTATCTTTTATGCAGCCTTGGTTGCTGGTTGGGCTGGTCATTCTGCTGATAGTAAATATTGGCAGAGGGGTGATGGGTTTACCTGACGAAGAGAAGCGTATCAAGGCTATTGGCGGTAGTCTGTTGTTTGCGCTCTACCTGGTTGCAGATTTTAACGCCCTCGCTCAAGCAGCGGCGCCTGAGCAAAATAGTTGGAATATAGCGCTGGAAATTTCCATCCAATTGTATCTGGATGTTATTAATCTGTTGCTGCAAATCCTTGAGGCGTTGGGCCAGGAGGAGGGTTAA